The proteins below are encoded in one region of Lactuca sativa cultivar Salinas chromosome 3, Lsat_Salinas_v11, whole genome shotgun sequence:
- the LOC111895808 gene encoding uncharacterized protein LOC111895808: protein MNNKEELCDSNKIYASEILAILLQSSVANQKRLGQMNGVDVVLQAVAMYKLRDPKSLDEEEMVENLFDCLCCLLMPLENKERFLKAEGVELMIIIMNQKKLCYGSAIRALDFAMTNYPPACERFVDVMGIKTAFPAFMVKIPTTKNKKRSKEELEERLISLVASLFGGVLRGSRRERLLSKFVENEYEKIDRLMELYIRYSNRVKEESERLNDLELDDLEMDEDEKYNRKLESGLYSLQLIAVILGHLWTSEHPRIKARIESLLKQQKLTKTDVKNVLQEYHDNIGDLDGPDEKEKAQAKIQRFIAAL from the exons ATGaa taataaagaggaattatgtgATAGCAATAAGATATATGCTTCCGAGATACTGGCGATTTTGCTTCAAAGCAGTGTGGCAAATCAGAAGAGGTTAGGTCAAATGAATGGTGTGGATGTGGTGTTGCAGGCTGTGGCAATGTATAAGTTGAGGGATCCAAAGAGTTTAGATGAGGAGGAGATGGTTGAGAATCTCTTTGATTGCTTGTGTTGTTTGCTGATGCCATTAGAGAACAAGGAGAGGTTTTTGAAAGCTGAAGGGGTTGaattgatgattattatcatgaACCAGAAGAAATTGTGTTATGGATCAGCCATCAGAGCTCTTGATTTTGCAATGACGAATTATCCACCTGCTTGTGAACGGTTTGTTGATGTTATGGGGATTAAAACCGCTTTCCCTGCATTCATGGTTAAG ATTCCAACAACCAAAAACAAGAAGAGATCTAAAGAAGAATTGGAGGAACGGCTTATATCATTGGTTGCTTCACTTTTTG GTGGAGTTTTGAGGGGTTCAAGAAGGGAAAGATTACTCAGTAAATTTGTGGAAAATGAGTATGAAAAGATAGACAGGCTAATGGAGCTTTATATTAG ATATTCAAACAGAGTGAAAGAAGAATCCGAAAGGCTGAATGATCTTGAACTTGATGATCTTGAG ATGGATGAAGATGAAAAATACAATCGGAAGCTAGAATCTGGACTCTATTCTCTTCAG TTAATTGCAGTTATTTTGGGTCATCTTTGGACATCCGA GCATCCTCGGATAAAGGCAAGAATTGAATCACTACTTAAGCAACAAAAGTTGACTAAAACAGACGTCAAGAATGTTCTACag GAATATCATGACAACATCGGTGATCTTGATGGCCCAGATGAGAAAGAGAAAGCACAAGCCAAAATCCAGAGATTCATCGCAGCTTTGTGA